The Euwallacea fornicatus isolate EFF26 chromosome 18, ASM4011564v1, whole genome shotgun sequence genome segment GATAAATTAATTCCCGCAGAAACATACTTTAAGTTTAACAGACGTCCTCTTTTTGGTCCACTTTTCCCTAGGTTGACCAGGTCTAAAAGTGCTCTCTCGTCCCTCTTCAACCCCCACTCCGCTGGCAAGGCCCTCCAATCCGCCCACTTGCCGCAATATAAACGCAATTACATCACAACTTTCCCAATAACTCGCATGAAACAGATGAGGAAGAGCATTTGTGGGAAAATTCGACAGACCTTCGGGACAATACAGAGCGTAATCCATCCTTTTGCCGCCCCACCATTTATGCTGCACtgtattatttcattaatataaCTATTTAGTTCACGTTTCCAGATATACTAACACCAAACttacaattatttatagtTTGCAATGGAATTGACTCTATTAGCCCTGACACGGTactttgaattgaaacttcAGATAAACGCCTGGGGAGCACTTGATCGTTGAAGATTTGAGGATTTGTTTGCAAGATTTCGACTAGAAAATgcatgtaataataaaaaaattattcaatagaGAAGGAACGCACATAAATGATATGATTGTCCGTTGCCCAAAGGATACTTGGCGTATCTGGGCACATTCATGGGAGGCAGAATAGAGAATCGAGCCGAAATTAAGGGTTCCAATCTAGAGGCCACGGGGTCAGTGGGATGAAACATGTTGTAAACCTGATGGCACGATGGACGGCTTATTTGAcctttacataaaataaaatataaattcttacATTTTACATTTCATCATAAAAATACCTGATTTTTCATCTGGCGCAGACAGTCTTCGATAGGCAAGTACTAAAGCTAAAGGACTGccgaataagaaaaaatcggATACTTCAAACTCCAATTTGATGTGGCTGGCATCGCTGGTCGAGGACGAGCGTCTCCTAGGATTACGCGTACTTAAATGCATACTATCATTCAGATAATCAtctgaaatttttgttgaattaaaGTCATTTCTACAAACAGCGAAACAAGACCTTTATGGTCATCCAATATGCTGTTCTCGCTCCCGTGCCTTGATTTACCATCGCTACTCCGACATAAGGCATCGTAAGCTAAAATGGAACCTAAAGAATCCGCTACGAAGCATATTTGCCCTGTGAATCCTTGGCCTTCTTCGGATATCAAAAAATCTAGAATTACCAtgtccaaaaaataaagtataagtttttaattatacttGCTACCTTGGTAAACGGCATTCGTAGCGGCGATCGTCCGGGATACCGACTCTTGATAGTCTGAGTTGCTAGTCGCTAGGATAGGAATCGCTCCGATCGGGATTGAATCGTGCGTCACTTGGGGAACATCGGTACATGAAGGAGAAACATCGAAGCTATACGGACTaagactaaaattaaaaagaaaaaaaacgaatttaataaCTATGCATAACGAAGAATCATGTAGATACGGTGTATCTATTTCTGTGCTTTGCGCAGACATGTGGTCCCAAACaggaaatattgaattaaaatggTGTTCTTCTGGTTAATAGACTGTGTATATTATCATAAAGGTTTCTTTCCATAGAAACTCACCTAGACAACACCCCCAAACTTTCAGTACACACAGAAGGACACGACACCAACTTAACGGCAATATGTCCTACTAAAGACGGATAATGCTGCCGCATAACTGACTCGAAAGCCCCCTTGAATGTGGTAACATCCGACTTCTTGGCTGCCATATCCACGTTGGCATCTAAAACACTGCCGGCATGCAGAACCAGCATCAACACCGAAGTGCTGCAAGGGGCATGGAAGATGTTGGGAGAATCCGGTCTCGATATATCCACAGAGCCGACTTTGGCCTTTTGAAGTGTTTTCCTATTCGTCTTTTCACTTGCCACTCTTTGTAGGAATGATGAAGAAAATATACTGTCGTCTGTTTGTTCTggaaatatatgtatttatgaAGGATGTTAAAGAGTTTAGGgatcaattaataaatattacgGTTATTTCCCGTGTACGTCGGCGAGCCCGTTTCTAAGTCTTCTTCTGATAAGAGCTCCAAAGAGCTCCATCTAGCCAAAGAAGAGGTGTCTGCTAAATATAAACTTTAAGCTCAGAAATCATTAATGGGctataattaaaataccttcacaatcgAAAAACTCTTCATCAGACTCCGAGTCGGACTCCCTCCCCAACGTCTCAATGCGCCAATTGGCTACTTGCAGATCAAAACTTTTCACTGAAGCTGAACTGGGAGAGTGCAAATTTCTGGGAAGTTTTCGATCTTCACGCCTGCAAGAagcaaatttcattgaaaccTGCAATAACTAAGAAAACGATTGACGAACTTTATAGGCATAGTAGAAGTATCATCTTTTGAAGCCTCGGTGTCTGGACTACCTGCAGTTCGTATCCTAGGAACATTCGGGTTTTTGCCTAAAAGAGGACTGTCTTCAGTTACCTCAATGCTACCAAGCGTAGCTGCTAATGTTTTTCCTGGATCTTCTTTAGAGTTACTGTTCAAATTGTCGTCTTCATCTATAAAATTCTATACTTATACTAAATCGCTCGCAGTGATATATAAGTTTACCAATTTCATCGTCCACTTGccccatttttcttttaagcgCCAGCTGCGTCTGCCTTTCGATTTCTCTTATATCAGCCATGCTAAGTCCATGCCATTCATCCTGCCAAGCCCATGCTTGCCTGTGGGCTCGCAGCATCGTTTTCCGCAGAGCtacatttacaatttttattacgcaatttaacaaaaaccttCTCTTACCGGTGTCATGTATGAACTTCTCAATTTTCGTCTGCATACCCCAATACCGGAACTCGACTCTGCACAGTTTGTAGGCGCACATCATGGCTTTGCCCAATGGAGTGGGTTGAGTTCTATCACGGACTTCATTCCAATATTCCTCAACCCAATTATCAGATAAAGGGCCGCGACCTGACTTTTCCGATACATAGTAAAGTGGATCTTCGTCATGAAGATAGTCGGCTCCATAAAGCTGATCTCGCACAACATCGATTATATCTAAAAAGGGACTTTATAAGTTTATGACCTATTCAGGCATGCAAAAACTGCGTACATAGTGCGACAATATGGTCGCCGAAAGCTATCTGCATTAGTATCACACTTTATAAAAGCCATAATTAAATAGAGACAGTGGAAAAAGCCGACCACTTTGTCGCATTTGGTGAACACTTTTTTGGAGGCCCgcattcatttttaatgtttttcggTTTGAGCTAGTCTGACTTCTCACCGACTATCCGGTTCCTCAAATCGCTCCCATTTAAATGAAAGACGTTCTCCTGGTGGCCGTTATCAGGGAAATAATACGTTTCAATTTCCAGATAGAACTTCTCCACGAAGGGGCAAGTGTACCTAGTCTTCGTGTAAGGATATGCATTCCAGGCCTCCTCTTCCACCATTAGGGCGGTTTTGGGGAGAATACTTTTAATCCACCCTAGTAAGTATTgcaattagaaaataataaatagaaGGTGTCAGATTTGTCATCTATTCGAGATGTTGTATAACAATGATTTCAACCTCATTGCAatcaacgtttaaattttgtgaacAAGCACGTCAATCGTTGCCTTAACAATTATcaggaaaattcaaatgaatttCATCGGATTTGAGTGGctacaaaaaatcaaaaataccgCTGTTAAATATGAGGTTTAACACATGTTTGGATAATATGTACACTGAACAAAGTTGATAACTGATTTGACTCCGTGCTGTTTAGTTCAagtaaaattagaataaaCTTTTAAGCCTTTCATTCGGGCAAAATGAAAGATTAACCAGAAAATTTCCCTAAATCCACTGGCATACTTAATTGGCGGATGTATCAAATCCTGACTAATCAGCAACAAAAATGATCACAGTGCTTTTTGAATTATGTACGATCCGAAAGCAGCGTTTCTTTAATTTGGTCACGCAATCTCCATTATTATCGGCGCACAACAAAACGGCACGCAAATCCACTTTGCCAAATTATTGTAACTTTAAAGGAATAATAAACAGGAGCAATTATGGATGGGCCTACGTAAACATCGGATTTTATGGTTTCCAGATTCCGGTCCCaatgttcaaaaatagaaTGCGGGATCAATATTCGCCTAAGCAAGAGAGTTGAAACCTATAACTTAGAAAACGATTTGTTTTACTATTGATTTGATTGACGAAAAACAAAACAGGAATATACCGTGGACCGTGATAGTTAACATTTTTACGTTTCAAGTTTGACAATGTGTATTATTACAGtatgcaaaaattaatatgcattttaaatcgtatatcaaaaattatgtgtACATTATAATTACATATAGGAAATTACATGCCGAATTTCCTTTTTCCAAGTCCGGAATTGCAACTGGTTTAGATGGATGAAAATAAGAATCTCGAACAAACGCACGATGTTATTTCCTAGGATGTGGACTGCCAGTTTTTGAGATCTTTCACCAAATGCAACTTGGCAAAGAAACTTAAAATGTAAATCAGCCATTCCATATCTCACTCAATCGTCAAATGTGGACTTCGCAATGAAAGTCGAATATGAGtactcatttaaaaataaatattattaccGGGCAAGTGACTTCCAACGTGATAGATCTTTTTAGTATATTGTCCTTGACCACCGGGTCCATCTCTGTACGGTTCATTAAGGAGTATTTCAACGCCACTGCCTTGACCACTGCTCTCTTCGcgactttttttcttaaaaaaagattttcgAAACTCGCAGGTTTAAGATAAATAAGAAAACTTACCGCTATCATGTAAAGTTGAGCGATCCGATATTCTTCCACTGTGAGCGGCAATGGAATCCGGTACTCCTTGATGAGCATGGCGGGGGCCCTAGGCCGCCTTATCAGGAGGCCAGGCCTGGGCCCATTCACATTTACTTACTATAGGGCCTTAGATCACCTGCGAAAAATGCACGGTTTCAGCAAAAAGGGCATTTGAGCGGGAAATTACTCACTCTGACGAAACACTGAAATACGGCCAAAGCCCGCTAAATGCAAATGGAATTAAATTACTGTCATCTCACTGAACACTTTCAGATAGTTCCGATGTACTGAACACTCATGGCACTGAACAAAGCAAACGGAACTATTGATTTAAACTCGTATTATTCTAGAAAAACTGGCTGACATtcagatgcaataattattgatgTTCTCCATACTGACAATTAAAAACGAGAATTGCGTGATTCTATTTGGGCGATATTCTCACCATGCACACGTATTCTGTTAGAACGGAGAACGGGACAGGGGTTGCACAGCAGGAAGATTAGCGTGGGCGAGGGCGCCTGTAACTAGACTCCTCCGCGAATGCTGTCCCGCTGTTTCAATGGAGCATCGCCGGAGCTGCTTCTGAATGTACCAGCAACCAGGGACGGCCTATGTTTTcatatattgaaataaaacacaaTTTACTTCTAGTTGTTAACGCTAATATTACTCAGAATACTTAGTCGAGTCGGCAataaagaaactaaaaaatgttGCTCTACGAATAAAGCTTAAAGCGTGTTCTATTCTACCTCCCTAACTAATCAGTCCTAATTTCCCTATACCGATAAATTTTCTAACTCCGCTCCTGCATAGCTAATGGCATCTTAACAAGATTATAATTGCAGCAGTGTGAACATGTGAACTTTGCCAGTCCCTATCAGGTCGCTTCACCTACAGTTTGATTTCCCTCCAAATCCAAAGTCCGCACAATGGtcatttgtaaaaatttggcaatACCAATTTACCCATGAGTCGCTACTCAAATAGAGACATGTCACCCTGATTGATCCTAATCTAAACTTGATCGAGGTTTGGTTGTCAATAACTTTACTAACATGTCGTCGCGCTTAATGGCAAGATTTCCCTTTAATTTGCCGGATAGATTATgtattcgtaaaaaaaaaaaaacagaaaaatgcaGCACTTGCAATAACTACCTGTAGCATTAGATAAGGAAAGGCGTTCTTAGCTAACAATGGGATTCGAAGCGCCGTTTCGAGTTGAGCGATCAATACCGAGAGCCGCGTGGTTTAAACATCCCAGGGATGTATCTAGGTGATgtgttaacttttttttatagatttccgattaaaaatttgtttaaacaatATATTGCAAACGGGAGTATATCTCGAAGAACAAACCAACAAAAATGTGGGTTTTTATATGTCGGCtgtaaaactgaaaattaatttatacggCTTCCGAACTACTTtcctataattaaatttaccatTCACCGTATACGAACGCATCGTTTTATTTCGACCTTGTCTGAAAAATCCAGTATTACCACTTGGCGTTTTATGATCAACcttatataaacattttattggtACTTTTTA includes the following:
- the rdgB gene encoding protein retinal degeneration B isoform X2 gives rise to the protein MLIKEYRIPLPLTVEEYRIAQLYMIAKKSREESSGQGSGVEILLNEPYRDGPGGQGQYTKKIYHVGSHLPGWIKSILPKTALMVEEEAWNAYPYTKTRYTCPFVEKFYLEIETYYFPDNGHQENVFHLNGSDLRNRIVDIIDVVRDQLYGADYLHDEDPLYYVSEKSGRGPLSDNWVEEYWNEVRDRTQPTPLGKAMMCAYKLCRVEFRYWGMQTKIEKFIHDTALRKTMLRAHRQAWAWQDEWHGLSMADIREIERQTQLALKRKMGQVDDEIDEDDNLNSNSKEDPGKTLAATLGSIEVTEDSPLLGKNPNVPRIRTAGSPDTEASKDDTSTMPIKREDRKLPRNLHSPSSASVKSFDLQVANWRIETLGRESDSESDEEFFDCEDTSSLARWSSLELLSEEDLETGSPTYTGNNQQTDDSIFSSSFLQRVASEKTNRKTLQKAKVGSVDISRPDSPNIFHAPCSTSVLMLVLHAGSVLDANVDMAAKKSDVTTFKGAFESVMRQHYPSLVGHIAVKLVSCPSVCTESLGVLSSLSPYSFDVSPSCTDVPQVTHDSIPIGAIPILATSNSDYQESVSRTIAATNAVYQDFLISEEGQGFTGQICFVADSLGSILAYDALCRSSDGKSRHGSENSILDDHKDDYLNDSMHLSTRNPRRRSSSTSDASHIKLEFEVSDFFLFGSPLALVLAYRRLSAPDEKSGQISRPSCHQVYNMFHPTDPVASRLEPLISARFSILPPMNVPRYAKYPLGNGQSYHLFEILQTNPQIFNDQVLPRRLSEVSIQSTVSGLIESIPLQTINNLQHKWWGGKRMDYALYCPEGLSNFPTNALPHLFHASYWESCDVIAFILRQVGGLEGLASGVGVEEGRESTFRPGQPREKWTKKRTSVKLKNVTANHRANDIIVREGAAQTLVATFKYGPLDMITLTGEKVDIHIMKDPPSGEWVLLATEITDKNGRISHTISEAQSVGYGLYPVKMIVRGDHTSVDFFLAVVPPKTETVVFSIDGSFTASVSVTGRDPKVRAGAVDVVRHWQELGYLIIYITGRPDMQHRKVVSWLSQHNFPHGLVSFADGFTTGPLSHKAAYLNNLIQNHGVIIHTAYGSAKDISVYNNIGLKPKQIYIVGKASKKQQSQATVLLEGYAVHLATLMAHGGSRPAQGNARMVIPRGYFGLSGQTINRRRRSAKRATSYPISTETPPQTVERSLSAKRYHIPKPVLSLTPSSN
- the rdgB gene encoding protein retinal degeneration B isoform X1, which produces MLIKEYRIPLPLTVEEYRIAQLYMIAKKSREESSGQGSGVEILLNEPYRDGPGGQGQYTKKIYHVGSHLPGWIKSILPKTALMVEEEAWNAYPYTKTRYTCPFVEKFYLEIETYYFPDNGHQENVFHLNGSDLRNRIVDIIDVVRDQLYGADYLHDEDPLYYVSEKSGRGPLSDNWVEEYWNEVRDRTQPTPLGKAMMCAYKLCRVEFRYWGMQTKIEKFIHDTALRKTMLRAHRQAWAWQDEWHGLSMADIREIERQTQLALKRKMGQVDDEIDEDDNLNSNSKEDPGKTLAATLGSIEVTEDSPLLGKNPNVPRIRTAGSPDTEASKDDTSTMPIKREDRKLPRNLHSPSSASVKSFDLQVANWRIETLGRESDSESDEEFFDCEADTSSLARWSSLELLSEEDLETGSPTYTGNNQQTDDSIFSSSFLQRVASEKTNRKTLQKAKVGSVDISRPDSPNIFHAPCSTSVLMLVLHAGSVLDANVDMAAKKSDVTTFKGAFESVMRQHYPSLVGHIAVKLVSCPSVCTESLGVLSSLSPYSFDVSPSCTDVPQVTHDSIPIGAIPILATSNSDYQESVSRTIAATNAVYQDFLISEEGQGFTGQICFVADSLGSILAYDALCRSSDGKSRHGSENSILDDHKDDYLNDSMHLSTRNPRRRSSSTSDASHIKLEFEVSDFFLFGSPLALVLAYRRLSAPDEKSGQISRPSCHQVYNMFHPTDPVASRLEPLISARFSILPPMNVPRYAKYPLGNGQSYHLFEILQTNPQIFNDQVLPRRLSEVSIQSTVSGLIESIPLQTINNLQHKWWGGKRMDYALYCPEGLSNFPTNALPHLFHASYWESCDVIAFILRQVGGLEGLASGVGVEEGRESTFRPGQPREKWTKKRTSVKLKNVTANHRANDIIVREGAAQTLVATFKYGPLDMITLTGEKVDIHIMKDPPSGEWVLLATEITDKNGRISHTISEAQSVGYGLYPVKMIVRGDHTSVDFFLAVVPPKTETVVFSIDGSFTASVSVTGRDPKVRAGAVDVVRHWQELGYLIIYITGRPDMQHRKVVSWLSQHNFPHGLVSFADGFTTGPLSHKAAYLNNLIQNHGVIIHTAYGSAKDISVYNNIGLKPKQIYIVGKASKKQQSQATVLLEGYAVHLATLMAHGGSRPAQGNARMVIPRGYFGLSGQTINRRRRSAKRATSYPISTETPPQTVERSLSAKRYHIPKPVLSLTPSSN